A genomic region of Candidatus Paceibacterota bacterium contains the following coding sequences:
- a CDS encoding co-chaperone GroES has translation MKNNKNKIQPLGDRVLVKPVSSDDRKKTKSGIFIPDTISKEKPEQGEVVAIGPGRTEDGKLVPIKVKVGDTVMFSKYGYDEIKIDEVEYFIIKEENILAIIN, from the coding sequence ATGAAAAATAACAAAAATAAAATCCAACCTTTGGGTGATCGGGTTTTGGTCAAGCCGGTCTCAAGTGATGACCGCAAAAAGACCAAATCGGGCATCTTTATCCCTGACACGATTTCTAAAGAAAAGCCGGAGCAGGGTGAGGTGGTCGCCATCGGCCCAGGTCGCACTGAAGATGGCAAACTGGTGCCGATTAAGGTCAAAGTCGGCGATACCGTGATGTTTTCAAAATATGGTTATGACGAGATTAAAATCGATGAGGTCGAGTACTTCATTATTAAAGAGGAAAATATTTTAGCAATTATTAATTAA
- the groL gene encoding chaperonin GroEL (60 kDa chaperone family; promotes refolding of misfolded polypeptides especially under stressful conditions; forms two stacked rings of heptamers to form a barrel-shaped 14mer; ends can be capped by GroES; misfolded proteins enter the barrel where they are refolded when GroES binds) translates to MSKKIIYNEQARKALKRGIDAVADAVKITIGPRGRNVVLDKGYGAPTITNDGVSIAKDITLKDKFENMGAEIAKEVATKTNDVAGDGTTTSVILTQAIVEQGMKQTAMGVNAMALRMGIEKASQAVVKALKEISKPIKSDAEIRQVATISAESEELGATIADTIKKVGKDGVVTVEESQSFGVESEVVEGLQFEKGYVSPYMITDAERMEAEYKDPAILIVDKKVSSIKEILPLLEKLVQSGKKDLVIIADDVDGEALSTFVVNKLRGSFNVLAVKAPGYGDKKKDLLADIATVVGAKVISEDVGVKLESAELNMLGKASKVIATKDNTVIVGGKGKKADIEARLSQLRKQKAQMESKYDLERMDERIAKLSGGVAVIRVGAATETEMKYLKLKIEDAVNATKAAIEEGVVAGGGVALIKAGEKARVELSKNKTMSKEAEVGMQIVLKALEAPLRQIAINSGKDDGSVIVDEVKKGKGNHGYDALKDEMVPDMLLAGIIDPVKVTRSGVENASSAAAILLTTEVAIADEPEEKKEHLHQPVPEY, encoded by the coding sequence ATGAGCAAAAAAATTATCTACAACGAACAAGCTCGTAAGGCTTTGAAAAGAGGCATTGATGCGGTAGCTGATGCCGTAAAAATCACCATCGGTCCGCGGGGCCGAAATGTGGTACTGGACAAGGGTTATGGCGCGCCAACGATTACGAATGACGGCGTTTCAATTGCCAAAGATATTACTCTGAAGGACAAGTTTGAGAATATGGGGGCGGAAATTGCTAAAGAGGTGGCGACCAAGACCAACGATGTGGCTGGCGACGGTACCACGACCTCCGTGATTTTGACTCAAGCGATTGTTGAGCAAGGTATGAAGCAGACGGCCATGGGGGTTAATGCGATGGCACTCAGAATGGGGATTGAAAAAGCTTCACAGGCTGTAGTTAAGGCACTGAAGGAAATTTCCAAGCCGATTAAAAGCGATGCGGAAATTAGGCAAGTGGCCACTATCTCGGCCGAGTCAGAAGAATTGGGCGCGACGATTGCCGACACGATTAAAAAAGTTGGCAAAGACGGCGTGGTGACAGTCGAAGAATCGCAATCCTTCGGCGTTGAGTCGGAAGTTGTTGAAGGTCTGCAGTTTGAGAAGGGCTATGTCTCACCCTACATGATTACTGATGCGGAAAGAATGGAAGCGGAATACAAAGACCCGGCTATTCTGATTGTTGATAAAAAAGTTTCTTCAATTAAAGAAATTTTACCACTTTTGGAAAAATTGGTTCAGTCCGGCAAAAAAGATTTGGTGATTATCGCTGATGATGTTGATGGTGAAGCCCTTTCGACTTTTGTGGTCAACAAATTGCGTGGTTCATTCAATGTCCTGGCGGTCAAAGCTCCGGGTTATGGTGACAAGAAAAAAGATCTGCTCGCTGATATTGCGACTGTGGTTGGCGCGAAAGTTATTTCTGAAGATGTTGGTGTGAAGCTCGAGAGCGCCGAGTTAAATATGTTGGGCAAGGCCAGTAAAGTCATCGCGACCAAAGATAATACCGTGATTGTCGGAGGTAAAGGCAAGAAGGCCGACATCGAAGCCAGACTGTCCCAGCTCCGCAAACAAAAAGCCCAAATGGAATCAAAATATGATTTGGAAAGAATGGATGAGAGAATCGCTAAGCTTTCCGGTGGCGTGGCGGTCATTCGAGTCGGAGCCGCGACCGAAACTGAAATGAAGTATTTGAAGTTGAAAATCGAGGATGCGGTTAATGCGACCAAAGCCGCGATTGAAGAGGGAGTCGTGGCCGGTGGAGGAGTCGCGCTCATTAAAGCTGGTGAAAAAGCACGGGTCGAACTTTCGAAAAATAAGACGATGAGCAAAGAGGCTGAGGTTGGAATGCAAATTGTTTTGAAAGCTCTGGAGGCGCCACTGCGCCAAATTGCCATCAATTCCGGCAAGGATGATGGCTCGGTGATTGTTGATGAAGTTAAAAAGGGCAAAGGCAATCATGGCTACGATGCGCTCAAAGATGAAATGGTCCCTGATATGTTGCTGGCCGGTATCATTGACCCGGTGAAAGTGACAAGAAGCGGGGTAGAGAATGCGTCTTCCGCGGCGGCGATTTTGCTCACCACTGAAGTGGCGATTGCGGATGAGCCGGAAGAAAAGAAAGAACACTTGCATCAGCCGGTACCGGAATACTAG
- a CDS encoding LemA family protein, whose protein sequence is MSKKTIYIIIAVVIVILLYVWGGYNGLVTTNLAADTQWSQVETQYQRRFDLIPNLVESVKGVMKQEQAIFTALADARTKYSGSTSADAKAQAAGQVETALGRLLAVVENYPTLKSSENVQTLMSQLEGTENRISVERKRFNETVMAYNLKVKTFPSSLLAKTFGFADRALFDAVSGSEVAPKVSL, encoded by the coding sequence ATGTCTAAAAAAACTATCTACATTATTATTGCAGTTGTTATCGTCATTCTATTGTATGTTTGGGGTGGCTATAATGGCTTGGTCACGACCAATCTCGCGGCCGACACTCAATGGTCACAAGTTGAAACACAATATCAGAGGCGTTTTGATTTGATTCCTAACTTGGTCGAATCCGTCAAAGGTGTGATGAAGCAAGAGCAAGCGATTTTCACGGCTTTGGCTGACGCCAGAACCAAATATTCCGGCTCAACTTCTGCCGATGCCAAAGCTCAAGCGGCCGGTCAAGTTGAAACTGCTTTGGGACGGCTTTTGGCGGTTGTCGAAAATTATCCAACTCTCAAATCTTCAGAAAATGTCCAAACCCTGATGTCGCAATTGGAAGGCACGGAAAACCGCATCAGTGTTGAACGCAAACGATTCAATGAGACCGTCATGGCCTATAATTTGAAAGTTAAGACCTTCCCGTCAAGCTTGCTTGCTAAGACATTTGGCTTTGCCGACCGAGCACTATTCGATGCCGTTTCAGGAAGCGAGGTTGCTCCGAAGGTCAGCCTTTAG
- a CDS encoding TPM domain-containing protein: protein MPSRTASFVLKIASILALVALSGSVASAAVSYPSPTGYVNDFAGVLKPEEKAGLNNRLIDFEKTTGNEVSVAIIKSLDGDTVENYADELFQKWGIGKKGQDNGALLLVAIDDRELRIEVGYGLEPVLTDAISSQIIRNVITPAFKSGDYYGGVSAGVTSIIKTISGEVDPNLTVSESSATPSSDGVMSILYLAVIFLTWIISALARSKSWWAGGVFGGILGIVVGVWLGFIYIGIIAIVVLTLLGLLFDFTISKAYSKAKLTGGKVPWWIGGGGFHGGGGGFGGGGFGGGGGFGGGSSGGGGSSGHW from the coding sequence ATGCCAAGCCGAACCGCTTCATTTGTCTTAAAGATTGCCTCGATTTTGGCGCTCGTCGCGCTTTCCGGTAGCGTGGCGAGCGCTGCCGTTTCTTATCCGAGCCCAACTGGCTATGTGAATGACTTTGCCGGCGTGCTCAAGCCGGAAGAAAAAGCCGGCCTGAACAACAGGCTGATTGATTTTGAGAAAACAACCGGTAATGAAGTCTCGGTGGCGATTATTAAGTCGCTTGATGGTGATACGGTCGAAAATTATGCCGACGAATTATTTCAAAAGTGGGGCATTGGTAAGAAGGGTCAAGATAACGGCGCCCTGCTTTTGGTCGCGATTGATGATCGGGAATTGCGTATCGAAGTCGGCTACGGCCTTGAGCCGGTTTTAACCGATGCAATTTCCTCGCAGATAATTAGGAATGTCATCACGCCGGCTTTCAAATCTGGTGACTACTATGGTGGGGTGAGCGCCGGCGTGACCTCAATCATTAAAACTATTTCCGGTGAAGTTGATCCGAATTTGACTGTAAGCGAGTCGTCAGCTACTCCATCGAGTGACGGTGTGATGTCTATTCTCTATTTGGCCGTTATTTTTCTGACCTGGATAATCAGCGCGTTGGCCCGCTCAAAATCTTGGTGGGCCGGCGGGGTTTTTGGTGGCATTTTAGGAATTGTCGTAGGGGTTTGGCTAGGTTTTATTTATATCGGTATAATAGCGATTGTTGTTCTCACCTTGCTCGGCCTACTCTTCGACTTCACGATTTCCAAAGCTTACTCCAAAGCTAAGCTTACTGGAGGAAAGGTTCCTTGGTGGATTGGCGGCGGTGGTTTTCATGGTGGTGGCGGAGGATTTGGCGGGGGTGGTTTCGGCGGAGGTGGAGGTTTTGGTGGTGGCTCATCCGGCGGCGGCGGTTCGTCCGGGCATTGGTAA
- a CDS encoding CDP-alcohol phosphatidyltransferase family protein, with protein sequence MNGEILQPNRRLTFVERVLNVTEARVKYLTKPNKIDFFLDKTFLKLIPNSVTPNQMTLFRFATIPFVLGLLLAKFYLLGTILFSISAFSDALDGARARTTGHITSWGILADPLADKLLIGLTAIILVSQFIGLWLAFLIIFLELALVFSAYHRYKGKVVPAKISGKIKMILQSFGLGFLLLFVMIGNPILLLIATYLLYGAVLCALLSLFVYRSV encoded by the coding sequence ATGAATGGCGAAATTCTACAACCCAATCGGCGCTTAACCTTCGTGGAGAGGGTTTTGAATGTCACCGAAGCGCGGGTCAAATATTTGACCAAGCCGAACAAGATTGATTTTTTTCTGGACAAGACTTTTTTGAAACTGATTCCAAATTCAGTGACGCCCAATCAGATGACTCTTTTCCGTTTTGCCACAATTCCTTTTGTTTTAGGTTTGCTTCTCGCCAAATTTTATCTGCTCGGTACAATTCTTTTTTCCATCTCGGCTTTCTCTGACGCTCTCGATGGTGCGCGCGCCCGAACTACCGGCCACATCACCAGCTGGGGGATTTTGGCCGACCCTTTGGCCGACAAGCTTTTGATCGGACTTACGGCGATTATTCTGGTCTCGCAATTTATTGGGCTTTGGTTGGCTTTTCTAATTATTTTTCTCGAGTTGGCTTTAGTTTTTTCCGCTTACCACCGCTATAAAGGCAAAGTCGTACCGGCCAAAATCAGCGGTAAAATTAAAATGATTTTGCAATCGTTCGGTCTGGGCTTTTTGTTGCTTTTTGTGATGATAGGCAATCCAATTTTGCTTTTGATTGCCACTTATCTATTGTATGGGGCAGTGTTGTGTGCACTGTTGTCACTTTTTGTTTATCGATCGGTGTGA
- a CDS encoding DUF2326 domain-containing protein, which yields MIKRVFSNKQSFREVTFEKGFNVVLADKALGSTKKDSRNGVGKSFLIEIIHFCLGADANPGKGLLISKLDEFTFSLELVLDDKNIIVHRSVLEYGSVDIEGDFSSWPLQPQYSGTTKTNRLSIEDWKSILGYFKFKLPIEGGKYSPTFRSLFSYSARKGMGAFNNPFKYFPQQREWGVQINNNYLLGINWEYAKDFQVIKDRENTLDELRKAARQGLLEDAVGTMGELHAERVRLAEELLTLESQLKDFKVHPQYKEVQKEADEFTQKIHALLNKINTNERILREYQKTIQIEEDVSIKKVQDLYTKAGVVFSDTLVRSLENVENFHETIVVNRKEYLQNEIKRLEQAIVKDRKTVEEFSEERSATMRLLQSHGALEEYDSLQGKKTGIKEKLERVKSAIKNLSSFEEGKSALKIEHEELTQKARMDMVERSEFSEKAISLFNKNSNSLYSKPGRLTIDIQKSGYKFNVEIERSGSQGVDYMKVFCYDLTLSQLWSGIVKNYLLIHDSTIFDGVDERQVAKSLELAATESERLGFQYICTINSDDIPSGEFSTDFAKKFNDAIRITLTDKDENQSLLGFRF from the coding sequence ATGATTAAAAGAGTTTTTAGTAATAAGCAATCTTTTCGAGAAGTGACCTTTGAAAAAGGGTTTAATGTTGTGCTTGCAGACAAGGCTCTCGGGTCTACAAAAAAGGATTCCAGAAATGGAGTTGGTAAAAGCTTTCTCATTGAGATAATACATTTTTGTCTTGGTGCAGACGCAAATCCTGGTAAGGGCCTGCTGATTAGCAAACTAGATGAATTCACATTTAGTCTAGAGTTGGTATTGGACGATAAAAATATTATCGTCCACAGAAGTGTCTTGGAGTACGGCTCTGTAGATATAGAGGGGGATTTTTCTTCATGGCCACTTCAACCACAATATAGTGGCACGACGAAGACGAATCGTTTATCTATTGAGGATTGGAAAAGTATTCTTGGTTATTTTAAATTCAAACTTCCAATAGAGGGAGGAAAATATTCACCTACATTCAGAAGCCTTTTTTCATATTCTGCAAGAAAAGGTATGGGTGCATTTAATAACCCATTTAAATATTTTCCACAGCAAAGAGAGTGGGGTGTGCAAATAAACAATAATTATCTACTCGGAATAAACTGGGAATACGCAAAGGATTTTCAGGTTATAAAAGACAGAGAAAACACTCTCGATGAACTACGAAAGGCCGCTCGGCAAGGCCTCTTAGAGGACGCTGTAGGTACTATGGGTGAACTTCATGCTGAAAGAGTTAGATTGGCCGAAGAGTTGCTTACTCTCGAGTCTCAGCTAAAGGATTTCAAAGTTCATCCCCAATACAAAGAGGTTCAGAAAGAGGCTGATGAATTCACACAAAAAATACACGCACTCTTAAATAAAATTAATACAAACGAAAGGATTCTAAGGGAATATCAAAAAACAATACAAATTGAAGAGGATGTTTCTATAAAAAAGGTCCAGGATTTATATACTAAGGCAGGGGTTGTCTTCTCAGACACACTTGTTCGTTCTCTTGAAAATGTTGAGAACTTTCACGAAACCATAGTCGTTAATCGTAAGGAGTATTTACAAAACGAAATTAAACGATTAGAACAGGCAATTGTTAAGGATCGCAAGACCGTTGAAGAGTTTTCTGAAGAACGGTCCGCAACAATGCGACTCCTCCAGTCCCACGGCGCGTTAGAAGAGTACGATTCACTGCAAGGAAAGAAAACCGGGATAAAAGAAAAACTCGAAAGAGTGAAGTCTGCTATTAAAAATCTTAGTAGTTTTGAAGAAGGTAAAAGTGCTCTAAAAATCGAGCATGAAGAGCTTACTCAAAAAGCCAGAATGGACATGGTTGAGAGGTCAGAGTTTTCAGAAAAAGCTATTAGTTTGTTTAACAAAAATTCGAACTCCCTGTATTCAAAGCCGGGTCGTTTGACTATCGACATACAAAAAAGTGGCTACAAGTTCAATGTGGAAATTGAGAGATCTGGCAGTCAAGGCGTGGACTACATGAAGGTCTTTTGTTACGACCTTACGTTGTCACAACTATGGTCAGGTATTGTCAAAAATTACCTTCTCATACATGATAGTACGATATTTGACGGGGTAGACGAAAGACAGGTCGCAAAATCACTTGAGCTCGCCGCAACAGAATCAGAAAGGCTTGGTTTTCAGTATATTTGCACAATCAATTCAGACGACATTCCTTCTGGTGAATTTTCAACTGATTTTGCTAAAAAGTTTAACGACGCTATCCGAATCACATTGACCGACAAAGACGAAAATCAAAGCTTACTAGGTTTTCGTTTCTAA
- a CDS encoding ABC-three component system middle component 6: protein MILPNKNIYLRNSLLGLGAIILEKFHRGDTVSSLWERIRSDTEINTFEKYILTLDFLYILKAVDIREGILIQYD, encoded by the coding sequence ATGATATTACCTAACAAAAATATTTATCTTCGAAATTCGCTCCTCGGGCTAGGGGCGATTATCCTAGAAAAATTCCACAGAGGAGACACGGTTTCTTCACTCTGGGAGCGTATTCGTAGTGACACTGAGATAAACACTTTTGAGAAATATATTCTGACTCTCGATTTTCTATACATACTTAAGGCCGTGGATATTCGAGAAGGGATTTTAATTCAATATGATTAA
- a CDS encoding ABC-three component system protein, which yields MGITIIVRKKLWGKSGGRCSICKTVLFERTKDSTETDIILGEEAHICGDQPGSARYDSAMSEIQRDAEDNLILLCPTDHTKIDKNETEYVVEKLRSIKKDHEQSVQDAIREEMPNVTFAELEVTISYLIQNSGVSDDSISFIKPKDKIQKNSLSIDTENLITTGMSRVQEVKNYLNTNPDMFFADKLKTGLVYKYNELKNQNIDGDAIFIELLRFASGNSRNSKAQASALSVIVYFFEICDIFEI from the coding sequence ATGGGAATCACTATTATTGTTCGTAAAAAATTATGGGGTAAAAGTGGTGGCCGATGTTCCATATGCAAGACTGTGCTTTTCGAGCGTACGAAAGATTCAACTGAAACGGACATAATTCTTGGTGAAGAAGCACATATCTGCGGGGATCAGCCTGGGTCAGCTCGTTACGATTCTGCAATGTCTGAAATACAGCGTGATGCCGAGGATAATCTTATTTTACTTTGTCCGACAGATCACACAAAGATCGATAAAAATGAGACGGAGTATGTAGTTGAAAAATTGAGGAGTATCAAAAAAGATCACGAGCAGTCAGTGCAAGATGCGATTCGTGAAGAAATGCCAAACGTGACCTTTGCAGAATTAGAGGTAACCATAAGTTATTTAATACAAAATAGTGGGGTTTCTGATGACTCAATTTCTTTCATTAAACCAAAAGATAAAATACAGAAAAATAGCCTTTCAATAGATACTGAGAATCTAATCACGACAGGTATGAGTCGTGTTCAAGAGGTTAAAAATTATCTGAACACTAACCCCGATATGTTTTTTGCGGATAAGCTAAAGACCGGATTAGTTTATAAGTATAATGAATTAAAGAATCAAAATATCGACGGAGATGCAATTTTCATTGAATTGCTGAGATTCGCTTCAGGCAACTCAAGAAACAGCAAGGCCCAAGCTTCCGCGCTTTCAGTCATTGTTTATTTTTTTGAGATATGTGACATTTTTGAAATATGA
- a CDS encoding recombinase family protein, protein MVDLMDAGKLTEIRTFSQSFRDNPNEKFLLTILGGQAKLENDNRGINVKRGLRTRVEMGLWPGVAPVGYLNQKHMDKKCQIIIDPERAPIVKRMFEKMAHDKWSGRKIHQWLKFEINFKSIGNHNMALSNVFRTLQNPIYYGTFEYPKKSGNWYQGKHEPIMTKELFDKVQEQLKRDNIKRKSHEFAFTKLMVCGLCESGISAEEKYKQLKDGTVAKYIYYGCGRSKDRHCKNPYIREDELTEQLTKILDKININEVGIQIKFEEELKRFNKFQRGVLGFSKMNNEHEDIDLKTYAKYILREGTNEERRELMGCFKSRIKVLKRVVTIE, encoded by the coding sequence GTGGTAGATCTGATGGATGCTGGGAAGCTCACGGAAATCAGAACATTCAGTCAGAGCTTCAGAGACAATCCAAACGAAAAATTCCTCCTCACTATATTGGGTGGACAAGCCAAGCTCGAGAACGATAACCGAGGCATCAACGTGAAGCGTGGACTACGAACGAGGGTTGAAATGGGGTTGTGGCCCGGAGTTGCACCAGTCGGTTATCTCAATCAGAAGCACATGGACAAGAAGTGCCAAATTATTATAGACCCCGAACGTGCGCCGATTGTAAAAAGGATGTTTGAGAAGATGGCGCATGATAAATGGTCGGGTCGAAAAATACATCAGTGGCTCAAATTTGAAATTAACTTCAAAAGCATAGGCAACCACAACATGGCACTAAGTAACGTATTTAGAACATTACAAAATCCAATTTATTACGGAACATTTGAATATCCAAAAAAATCAGGAAACTGGTATCAGGGTAAACACGAACCAATCATGACGAAAGAATTGTTCGATAAAGTACAAGAACAACTCAAGCGAGATAACATTAAAAGAAAGAGTCATGAATTCGCATTTACCAAACTGATGGTTTGCGGATTATGTGAATCAGGCATATCAGCAGAAGAGAAGTATAAACAACTCAAAGATGGAACTGTAGCAAAATATATTTACTATGGGTGTGGAAGATCAAAAGACCGGCACTGTAAAAATCCATATATAAGAGAGGACGAGCTGACAGAACAACTGACAAAAATCTTGGACAAGATAAACATCAATGAGGTTGGTATACAAATAAAGTTTGAAGAAGAATTGAAACGTTTCAATAAATTCCAACGCGGAGTGCTCGGTTTCTCAAAAATGAACAATGAGCATGAAGATATCGATTTGAAAACATACGCCAAGTACATACTACGGGAAGGAACGAATGAGGAGAGGCGTGAGCTGATGGGGTGTTTCAAATCAAGAATCAAAGTCCTGAAAAGGGTGGTGACAATTGAGTAA
- a CDS encoding helix-turn-helix domain-containing protein yields the protein MTQNEALDILKTGANVFLTGEPGSGKTHTVNQYVAWLRERGIEPSITASTGIAATHIGGFTIHSWSGIGIKRRLDQYELDKIASNKRVYQRVSGARILIIDEVSMLSDKTLGMVDAVCREIRRNDEPFGGLQVIFVGDFFQLPPINKRERNDDDGFEMTQESFIEENTPLQFAFASSAWQKAQPLVCYLSEQHRQEDVEFLNFLSAVRRGEVEEAHMELLRKRYSKFPKDDITQLYSHNADVDNLNSAELSKLPEKEKVFEMEDAGPEPLVASLKRGCLSPQSLWLKVGARVMFTKNDIVMRKFANGTLGTVTGFARASGMPMVKIKSGRTIEVEPTSWNLEDGGRILATITQIPLRLAWAMTVHKSQGMSLDSAHMDLSSTFEYGQGYVALSRVRTLDGLSLAGLNARALQVHPDILEKDEEFRAAAAAAREKFSSLDSTELTKFHHNFIRACGGSLEPIFGGKRKKLTKSKKVPTYEVTKGLLSRQLSLSEIAEERKMTVGTIMSHLETLKDKGSIKPERDCGYLRPLPSRFQKIAKAFKTAGKKDGEYLLTPVHDILGESFSFEEIRLARLFM from the coding sequence ATGACGCAAAATGAAGCTCTGGATATTTTGAAAACCGGGGCGAATGTGTTTTTGACAGGCGAGCCGGGGAGCGGAAAGACTCACACGGTAAATCAGTACGTCGCTTGGCTTCGTGAACGAGGAATTGAACCTTCGATTACTGCTTCGACCGGCATTGCCGCCACTCACATTGGCGGTTTTACCATTCATTCGTGGAGTGGAATCGGGATTAAACGAAGGCTCGACCAGTATGAGCTCGATAAAATTGCCAGCAATAAAAGAGTCTATCAGAGAGTTTCCGGCGCGCGGATTTTGATAATTGATGAAGTTTCGATGCTTTCCGACAAGACGCTCGGTATGGTGGATGCGGTTTGTCGGGAAATTCGACGGAACGATGAACCGTTCGGCGGTTTGCAGGTTATTTTTGTCGGAGATTTTTTTCAGCTTCCTCCGATAAATAAGCGTGAGCGAAATGATGATGATGGGTTTGAAATGACCCAGGAATCTTTTATTGAAGAAAATACGCCATTACAATTTGCTTTTGCTTCCTCGGCTTGGCAGAAAGCTCAACCGCTCGTCTGCTATTTATCGGAACAACATCGGCAGGAGGACGTGGAATTTTTAAATTTTCTTTCGGCGGTACGGCGAGGCGAGGTGGAGGAGGCGCATATGGAGCTTTTGCGAAAGCGTTACTCGAAATTTCCGAAAGATGATATTACTCAACTATATTCGCACAATGCCGATGTTGATAATTTGAATTCGGCCGAGCTTTCCAAATTGCCGGAGAAGGAAAAAGTTTTTGAAATGGAAGACGCCGGGCCGGAGCCCTTGGTCGCGTCGCTCAAACGTGGCTGTTTGTCACCGCAATCGCTTTGGCTCAAAGTTGGCGCGCGCGTGATGTTTACCAAAAATGACATTGTCATGCGGAAATTTGCTAATGGTACTTTGGGGACGGTGACCGGCTTTGCCAGGGCAAGCGGAATGCCGATGGTGAAGATTAAATCTGGACGGACGATTGAGGTGGAGCCCACGAGCTGGAATTTGGAAGATGGCGGGCGAATCCTGGCAACTATTACGCAAATTCCTTTGCGGTTGGCTTGGGCGATGACGGTGCACAAAAGTCAGGGGATGTCACTCGATTCGGCGCATATGGATTTGTCGAGCACTTTTGAATACGGACAGGGCTATGTGGCGCTTTCAAGAGTGAGGACGCTTGATGGTTTGTCTTTGGCCGGGTTAAACGCGCGGGCGCTCCAGGTGCACCCGGATATTTTGGAGAAAGATGAGGAGTTTCGCGCCGCCGCCGCGGCGGCGCGAGAAAAGTTCTCTTCGCTTGATTCCACGGAGCTCACCAAATTCCACCACAATTTTATCCGTGCCTGTGGTGGCAGTCTTGAGCCGATTTTCGGTGGCAAAAGGAAAAAGTTGACCAAATCGAAGAAAGTCCCAACCTACGAAGTCACCAAAGGGCTACTTTCTCGCCAGCTTTCGCTTTCGGAAATAGCCGAGGAGCGGAAAATGACGGTCGGTACAATAATGTCGCATCTGGAGACCTTGAAAGACAAGGGAAGTATTAAGCCCGAAAGAGATTGTGGTTATTTACGACCTTTACCTTCCCGCTTTCAAAAAATCGCCAAGGCTTTTAAAACTGCCGGCAAAAAGGATGGCGAATATTTGTTGACCCCTGTCCATGACATCCTTGGCGAGAGCTTTTCTTTCGAAGAAATCCGTCTGGCGCGTTTGTTTATGTAA
- a CDS encoding sodium:calcium antiporter, giving the protein MFNLVLLVISLVVVIKSADFAIKYASNLATTLRLPKYTVGFIIVAVISILPETFIGINSAIQGVPAFGLGTLFGSNVADLTLVFAIIIFAAGRDIKVGSRILANNRFYPFLLALPILIGLDGHYSRSEGWLLIVAGLLFFLWTLRRGRKVSPLPGKGKNHFFRNLFSLILSMGVLLFGASLTVRFGVNFAEAIKINPVLIGMLIVGLGTTLPELFFSLRATKGSGDSMALGDVLGTVIFDATIAVGVMAVIRPFDFPVEIVYITAAFMFLSSILLLTLMRSDRVLTKHEGLILFLFYIVFVLTEYLFSR; this is encoded by the coding sequence ATGTTTAATCTGGTACTTTTAGTAATCTCTCTAGTTGTCGTAATCAAAAGCGCGGATTTTGCCATCAAGTACGCGAGCAATTTGGCTACGACCTTGCGGCTACCGAAATACACAGTCGGTTTTATCATCGTGGCCGTGATTTCAATTTTGCCTGAAACTTTCATCGGGATTAACTCGGCGATTCAGGGTGTGCCGGCGTTTGGACTTGGGACGCTCTTCGGTTCGAATGTGGCTGACCTCACTTTAGTTTTTGCCATTATCATTTTTGCCGCCGGGCGGGATATCAAAGTTGGCAGTCGGATTTTGGCAAACAATCGGTTTTATCCTTTTCTTCTGGCTCTGCCGATTTTAATCGGGCTCGATGGTCACTACTCGCGCAGTGAAGGTTGGTTGCTGATTGTTGCCGGACTTTTATTTTTTCTTTGGACTTTGAGACGCGGGCGAAAAGTTTCACCCTTGCCCGGCAAAGGTAAAAATCATTTTTTTAGGAATTTATTTTCTCTGATTTTAAGTATGGGTGTGCTACTGTTCGGCGCATCACTCACGGTGCGTTTTGGAGTAAATTTTGCCGAGGCGATTAAAATTAATCCGGTTCTGATCGGCATGCTCATTGTTGGACTCGGGACAACTCTGCCAGAATTATTTTTTTCTTTGCGTGCCACCAAAGGGAGCGGTGACAGTATGGCGCTCGGCGATGTCTTGGGTACGGTGATTTTTGATGCAACAATCGCGGTTGGTGTGATGGCGGTCATTCGGCCTTTTGATTTTCCGGTTGAGATTGTTTACATCACCGCCGCTTTCATGTTTCTCTCTTCAATTTTGCTTCTCACTCTCATGCGGTCGGACCGAGTGCTCACTAAACACGAAGGTCTCATCCTTTTTCTTTTTTACATCGTTTTTGTCCTAACCGAGTATCTATTCAGTCGATAA